In one window of Fibrobacter sp. UWH6 DNA:
- a CDS encoding ABC transporter ATP-binding protein yields the protein MSSAIEFENISKQYRLGLVSTGTLSHDLNRFWQTKILRREDPYLKVGETNDRASKGSSDYVWALKDINFKVEQGDVVGIIGRNGAGKSTLLKLLSRVTAPTTGIIRAKGRIASLLEVGTGFHPEMTGRENIYMNGAIMGMTRAEISRKLDEIVDFSGCERYLDTPVKRYSSGMTVRLGFAIAAHLEPEILVVDEVLAVGDAEFQKKAIGKMQDVSKGEGRTVLFVSHNMGAVRNLCKTGIVLNQGQVAFTGSAEEAVDFYTNSNIINQHVSHAVIDRKKIKSNNTLELEYLDIEMLNDVDNMSNEEPIKLKLHFRRNNKSIRKCQFGMAINNASGEEIGVNFSEEVNLPSDGSEFIALIDFHNHQLAKGEYSMVFSLCQNDKIAGERTFDVVYNIISFEVNFVDEAHQKPFLSWPKKCSLAYTPSKVFLQVP from the coding sequence ATGTCATCCGCAATCGAATTCGAGAATATCAGCAAGCAGTACCGCCTGGGCTTGGTAAGCACGGGCACGCTCAGCCACGACCTCAATCGATTCTGGCAGACCAAGATCCTGCGCCGCGAAGACCCCTACCTTAAAGTGGGCGAAACCAATGACCGCGCAAGCAAAGGTTCCAGCGACTACGTGTGGGCCCTGAAGGACATCAACTTCAAGGTGGAACAAGGCGACGTCGTGGGCATCATCGGCCGCAACGGCGCTGGCAAAAGCACGCTCCTCAAGCTGCTCTCCCGCGTGACCGCACCCACCACGGGCATCATCCGCGCCAAGGGCCGCATCGCAAGCCTGCTTGAAGTGGGCACCGGCTTCCACCCCGAAATGACCGGCCGCGAGAACATCTACATGAACGGCGCCATCATGGGCATGACCCGCGCCGAAATCTCCCGCAAGCTGGACGAGATCGTAGACTTCAGCGGCTGCGAACGCTACCTCGACACCCCCGTCAAGCGCTACTCCAGCGGCATGACCGTCCGCCTGGGCTTCGCCATCGCCGCCCACCTGGAACCCGAAATTCTCGTGGTGGACGAAGTGCTTGCCGTAGGCGACGCCGAATTCCAGAAGAAAGCCATCGGCAAGATGCAGGACGTCAGCAAAGGCGAAGGCCGAACCGTGCTGTTTGTGAGCCATAATATGGGGGCTGTTAGGAATTTGTGCAAGACGGGGATTGTGCTGAACCAAGGACAAGTTGCTTTTACAGGAAGCGCGGAAGAAGCCGTAGATTTTTACACCAATAGTAACATAATTAACCAACATGTATCACATGCTGTTATTGACCGAAAAAAAATTAAGTCTAATAACACACTTGAATTAGAGTATCTTGATATTGAAATGCTGAATGACGTGGACAACATGTCCAATGAAGAACCAATAAAATTAAAGCTACATTTTAGAAGAAACAATAAAAGCATACGTAAATGTCAATTTGGCATGGCGATAAACAATGCTAGCGGTGAAGAGATTGGCGTAAATTTTTCGGAAGAAGTAAATCTGCCTAGTGATGGCTCCGAATTTATAGCACTTATTGATTTTCACAATCATCAGTTAGCGAAAGGCGAATACAGCATGGTATTTAGCCTTTGTCAAAATGATAAAATCGCGGGAGAGCGAACCTTTGATGTTGTTTATAACATCATCTCATTTGAAGTAAATTTCGTTGATGAAGCTCACCAAAAGCCATTCCTATCTTGGCCCAAAAAATGCAGTTTAGCATACACTCCTAGCAAAGTTTTTTTACAGGTTCCTTAA
- a CDS encoding type II toxin-antitoxin system HipA family toxin: MKLKVYFANKLAGSLFSTPDKGIVFAYEDSYVRQNGNSLSMSLPLRSGEFSQKECLPFFSGVLPEGDVKRRISEYLHVSESSTLKLLQELGGECAGMISVLPEDAEPNQTLIYRLDSDNYEELSEDILLGYIKNAETRPLLKANEELRLSLAGAQEKLPLAYFDGKFHFPKNGAPLTHIIKPTGKGELSSFAVNEYVCMKLAKYSGLSVPDVALKKIQDETFMMVERYDRIKRGDSVVRLHQEDMCQALGILSDRKYQNDGGPGIADIFQLISKRTSVPLLDARAFIQYVLFNLVIGNCDAHGKNYSLLYDDDVLKLSPIYDAVCTLLYPTLTRKVSMKIGSHYEIDKIRKVDLVLLAEQLKLRQSVILNLYSDLRKKVLLGFASIREDECLDGCTETIDEIEKIVQERDITSDC, from the coding sequence ATGAAGTTAAAGGTTTATTTTGCAAATAAGCTTGCTGGTAGTTTGTTTTCTACTCCCGATAAAGGGATTGTGTTTGCTTACGAAGATTCCTATGTTAGGCAAAATGGAAATTCTCTTTCGATGTCACTTCCATTAAGGTCCGGTGAGTTTTCACAAAAGGAATGTCTGCCGTTTTTCTCAGGAGTTCTCCCAGAAGGTGACGTTAAACGTCGAATTTCAGAATATCTTCATGTTTCTGAATCGAGTACGCTTAAGTTGCTGCAGGAACTTGGGGGTGAATGTGCCGGTATGATTTCGGTATTGCCAGAAGATGCCGAACCCAATCAGACGTTGATTTATAGACTGGATTCTGACAATTACGAGGAACTGTCTGAAGATATTTTACTTGGATATATAAAAAACGCAGAAACGAGGCCTTTGCTGAAGGCTAATGAAGAGCTGAGACTTTCTTTGGCTGGCGCCCAGGAAAAACTGCCTCTGGCATATTTTGACGGAAAATTTCATTTTCCAAAGAATGGTGCTCCATTAACGCATATCATCAAACCAACTGGCAAGGGAGAATTGTCGTCGTTTGCAGTAAATGAATATGTGTGCATGAAGCTTGCAAAATATTCTGGCCTAAGCGTGCCTGATGTGGCTTTGAAGAAAATTCAGGATGAAACGTTCATGATGGTGGAGCGCTATGATAGAATCAAAAGAGGTGATTCTGTTGTTCGTTTACATCAAGAGGATATGTGCCAGGCGTTGGGAATTCTTAGCGATCGAAAATATCAGAACGATGGTGGTCCGGGCATTGCGGATATTTTTCAGCTGATTAGTAAAAGAACATCAGTTCCACTTTTGGACGCTCGGGCTTTTATTCAGTATGTCCTGTTTAATCTCGTTATTGGCAACTGCGACGCTCACGGGAAAAATTATTCTTTACTCTATGATGACGATGTCTTGAAACTATCTCCGATTTACGATGCCGTCTGTACGCTTCTGTACCCGACTCTAACAAGAAAGGTTTCCATGAAAATTGGAAGCCATTATGAGATTGATAAAATCAGAAAGGTAGATCTCGTTCTCCTGGCGGAACAACTGAAATTAAGACAGTCCGTGATTCTGAATTTGTATTCGGATTTGAGAAAGAAAGTTCTTCTTGGTTTTGCTTCAATCCGTGAAGATGAATGTCTTGACGGCTGCACAGAAACGATTGATGAAATCGAAAAAATCGTGCAAGAAAGAGATATAACAAGTGATTGCTAG
- a CDS encoding type II toxin-antitoxin system Y4mF family antitoxin, which translates to MKVQQVNDISISVKKRRNQLKLTQAECAAFCGVGVRFFSELENGKETLQLDKVLHVLQMLGLNLHVVERENDR; encoded by the coding sequence ATGAAGGTGCAACAGGTAAATGATATTTCGATTTCTGTGAAAAAAAGAAGAAATCAGTTAAAACTGACGCAAGCGGAATGCGCTGCCTTTTGTGGTGTCGGAGTTCGTTTCTTCTCGGAACTGGAAAATGGCAAGGAAACGCTACAGCTTGATAAAGTATTGCATGTTTTGCAAATGCTTGGTTTAAATCTTCATGTTGTGGAAAGGGAAAATGATCGATGA
- a CDS encoding FkbM family methyltransferase yields the protein MKKNGFIFRHNNLKPAFYLPYYKKDYIQKKIISEKNYYEFSYLKDIIFNPENGPLISKISQKCILDIGANIGNHTLFFLLECNASKVICFEPIKDTFRILKKNIEINNLTSKTELNNFALGAKTDVASISYYSKENIGSTSLKSDSCGNINISSLDDLHIQDEIAFIKIDVEGFELEVVKGMRNTLVKNHPSLMIEIRHTLFKDVNCILEENGYKYKIIETNDLMANYLYTR from the coding sequence ATGAAAAAAAATGGTTTTATCTTTAGACACAACAATTTAAAGCCAGCCTTTTATCTTCCCTACTATAAAAAAGATTACATTCAAAAAAAAATTATTTCTGAAAAAAATTATTACGAATTCTCATACCTAAAGGACATTATTTTCAATCCAGAAAATGGACCCCTGATATCCAAAATTTCCCAAAAATGCATTCTTGATATCGGAGCTAACATCGGTAACCACACTCTGTTTTTTCTTTTAGAATGCAACGCTTCAAAAGTCATTTGCTTTGAGCCGATCAAAGACACGTTCAGAATTCTCAAAAAAAATATCGAAATTAACAATTTGACATCCAAAACAGAATTGAATAATTTTGCACTAGGTGCAAAAACTGATGTAGCCTCTATTTCCTATTACTCAAAAGAAAATATCGGATCAACATCTCTAAAAAGCGATTCTTGTGGTAATATTAATATAAGCTCATTAGATGATTTACATATTCAAGATGAAATTGCCTTCATAAAAATCGATGTGGAGGGATTCGAGTTAGAAGTTGTAAAAGGCATGAGAAATACTCTTGTCAAAAACCACCCATCCTTAATGATTGAAATTCGGCATACACTCTTTAAAGATGTCAATTGTATCTTAGAAGAAAATGGATATAAGTACAAGATAATTGAAACTAATGATTTAATGGCTAATTATTTGTACACAAGGTAG
- a CDS encoding acetyl-CoA carboxylase biotin carboxylase subunit family protein — translation MIEKKRLLLLGGGHAEIPLIQAAQELGYFVITTGNAREGLGHPYADKNVFADFSDKEAMLDLARSEGVSAVCSGCNDFALLSTVYVCEKLGLSGHDSFETSLQIHHKDKYRALAERLQIPTPRARVVRSLDEFKSVIGLGSGSSCCELAGFAQKNFCPLQFPLIVKPVDLTGGKGIHRVNNAAEAIAAYEDAVSRTREDHLVVEEFVIGSNHGFSAFLVGGKVVFYFADNEQYYLNKYMVSGANTPSTTSRRGLDLLVEYSERIAADLKLVDGILHIQYIEKSDGTPYIIEICRRPPGDLYIKFVKYATGVNYPKVIIAAECGMDVSWILRDAQDDVTDASNVIPGDLNIFSRGFCLSGMSRELSSIAQTRPFLRHCVMTDRTGVVTGVEFAPEVRKNIVEKFLWYKDGEVVSDPMHYKAGIVFMQFDSVEEMIEKTGKMTEYIKIRFK, via the coding sequence ATGATTGAAAAAAAACGTTTATTGCTTTTAGGTGGTGGCCATGCGGAAATTCCGCTGATACAGGCAGCTCAGGAACTGGGCTACTTTGTTATTACCACTGGTAATGCCCGCGAAGGCCTTGGTCACCCTTACGCCGATAAAAATGTTTTTGCAGACTTTAGTGACAAGGAGGCTATGCTTGATTTGGCTCGATCCGAAGGCGTTAGTGCCGTCTGCTCTGGATGCAATGATTTCGCCTTGCTCAGCACAGTTTATGTTTGCGAAAAGTTGGGCTTGTCTGGCCACGATAGTTTTGAAACTAGCTTGCAGATTCATCACAAGGATAAGTACCGCGCCTTGGCGGAACGTTTGCAAATTCCCACGCCTAGAGCTCGTGTGGTTCGAAGCCTAGATGAATTCAAGTCTGTAATCGGACTTGGTTCCGGTTCTTCATGTTGCGAGCTTGCTGGATTTGCTCAAAAGAATTTCTGCCCCCTTCAGTTTCCGCTGATTGTAAAGCCGGTAGACCTTACGGGAGGTAAGGGCATTCATCGGGTGAATAATGCTGCGGAAGCGATTGCCGCCTATGAGGATGCCGTTTCTCGTACTCGTGAGGACCATCTTGTTGTAGAAGAGTTTGTGATTGGATCAAACCACGGTTTCAGTGCCTTTTTGGTGGGGGGCAAGGTGGTGTTCTACTTTGCAGATAACGAGCAGTACTATTTGAACAAGTACATGGTCAGTGGTGCAAATACTCCAAGTACAACAAGCCGCCGAGGTCTTGATTTGCTGGTGGAATACAGCGAACGTATCGCCGCGGATTTAAAGTTGGTGGATGGTATTTTGCATATTCAGTATATCGAGAAATCCGATGGAACTCCGTATATTATTGAAATTTGCCGTAGGCCTCCTGGAGATTTGTACATCAAGTTTGTGAAGTACGCCACGGGTGTAAATTATCCGAAGGTGATTATCGCTGCTGAGTGCGGAATGGATGTTTCTTGGATTCTTCGCGATGCTCAGGATGACGTAACGGACGCTTCTAATGTCATCCCCGGAGATTTAAATATCTTTTCGAGGGGCTTTTGCCTATCGGGGATGAGCCGCGAACTTTCTTCCATAGCTCAAACTCGGCCTTTCCTTCGTCATTGTGTTATGACAGATCGTACTGGTGTTGTTACGGGTGTTGAGTTTGCTCCAGAAGTTCGAAAAAATATTGTTGAAAAATTCCTGTGGTATAAGGATGGTGAGGTCGTTTCGGATCCGATGCATTACAAGGCTGGAATTGTGTTTATGCAGTTTGACTCCGTGGAAGAAATGATCGAAAAGACGGGTAAGATGACGGAGTACATCAAGATTCGATTCAAGTAG
- the rffA gene encoding dTDP-4-amino-4,6-dideoxygalactose transaminase: protein MRIPFNKPPFVGPEIDYVRAAVESGRICGDGQFNQKCHAWLKEQTGTAKALLTTSCTHALEMAALLCDIKPGDEVIMPSFTFVSTADAFAMRGAKCVFVDIRPDTMNLDENLVEAAITSKTRAIVPVHYAGVACEMDAINEIAKRYNLFVVEDAAQGMMATYKGRSLGSLGDFGCYSYHETKNYSMGEGGALLIRDPKFADHAEIIREKGTNRCQFHRGEVDKYTWVELGSSYLPSELNAAYLYAELERAQDIYDNRMASWNAYRERLSVLEERGLIQLPQVPEHCKHNAHMFYIKMPDLDGRTKMIAHLVKNEILAVFHYVPLHNAPAGKRYGEFCGDDRFTTAESNRLLRLPMFYGLKRDDLNFVCDKVENFFK, encoded by the coding sequence ATGCGGATTCCTTTTAACAAGCCTCCTTTTGTTGGTCCTGAGATAGATTATGTCCGTGCGGCTGTTGAGAGCGGCCGTATTTGTGGGGATGGTCAGTTTAATCAGAAGTGCCATGCCTGGCTGAAGGAACAAACGGGAACGGCAAAAGCCCTGTTGACTACCAGCTGTACTCACGCATTGGAAATGGCCGCGTTGCTTTGTGATATCAAGCCAGGCGATGAAGTAATCATGCCGTCCTTTACGTTCGTGTCTACGGCTGACGCTTTTGCTATGCGTGGTGCCAAATGCGTGTTTGTGGACATCCGTCCTGACACCATGAACCTAGATGAAAATCTGGTGGAGGCCGCCATCACGTCCAAAACTCGTGCAATCGTTCCTGTTCATTACGCTGGTGTGGCCTGTGAAATGGATGCAATCAACGAAATTGCGAAACGCTATAATTTGTTTGTAGTGGAAGATGCTGCCCAGGGAATGATGGCTACTTATAAGGGACGCTCTCTTGGATCCCTTGGTGATTTTGGTTGCTATAGTTATCATGAAACCAAGAACTACAGCATGGGTGAAGGTGGCGCTCTTCTCATTCGTGATCCCAAATTTGCGGACCATGCGGAAATCATTCGTGAAAAGGGAACCAATCGTTGCCAGTTCCATCGTGGTGAAGTTGATAAATACACCTGGGTGGAACTGGGATCTAGCTACTTGCCTAGTGAATTGAATGCCGCTTATTTGTATGCTGAATTGGAACGAGCTCAGGATATCTATGATAACCGCATGGCGAGTTGGAATGCCTATAGGGAACGTTTGTCTGTGTTGGAAGAACGGGGCTTGATTCAATTGCCGCAGGTTCCCGAACATTGCAAGCATAACGCACATATGTTCTACATCAAGATGCCGGATCTGGATGGGCGAACCAAGATGATTGCGCACCTGGTAAAGAATGAAATTCTGGCGGTGTTCCATTATGTGCCTTTACATAATGCTCCTGCAGGTAAACGCTATGGAGAGTTCTGTGGCGACGATCGTTTTACTACGGCAGAAAGTAATCGCTTGCTGCGTTTGCCTATGTTCTATGGATTGAAACGAGACGATCTGAACTTTGTCTGTGATAAGGTCGAGAACTTTTTTAAATAA
- a CDS encoding ORF6N domain-containing protein, translating to MKKKEVLVAGNSAVPANVAEKTKEIVLIDENLLKNKVYTIRGVKVMLDADLAEIYGYSVKAFNQQVKNNAEKFPEDFRFQVSEKEVDALSRSNFLTSMQAKGIKGGRTYRPYAFTEQGIYMLMTVLKGELATKQSIAIVRLFKDMKDYIASENQQLLGCSNCVQIAALTVQNSKDIAEIRSDFNFFKNETQESLGKVMEFFHDPSTYKHHLILNGQKLEADVAYTQIYGMAQKLIFVFDDYVGVKTLDLLRGVAQNLKVTIFSDQRSGCVLTDSMLADFNATRPDVAIELRSAGGIFHDRYIVLDYGTEKEKMFHCGASSKDAGGKITTIMEIENPEVYRELMEALFNS from the coding sequence ATGAAGAAGAAAGAAGTCCTTGTTGCGGGGAACAGTGCTGTTCCGGCCAATGTTGCCGAGAAAACGAAAGAAATAGTCCTTATTGATGAAAATCTCCTGAAGAACAAGGTTTATACCATTCGCGGTGTAAAGGTGATGCTTGACGCCGATCTGGCGGAAATTTATGGGTATTCGGTCAAGGCTTTTAATCAGCAAGTTAAGAATAATGCTGAAAAATTCCCAGAGGATTTTAGATTTCAGGTGTCCGAAAAAGAAGTAGATGCATTATCGAGGTCAAATTTTTTGACCTCGATGCAAGCAAAGGGAATAAAAGGGGGACGAACTTATCGACCTTATGCCTTTACAGAGCAAGGCATTTACATGCTTATGACCGTTCTCAAAGGCGAATTGGCAACTAAGCAAAGTATTGCCATCGTTCGTCTTTTCAAAGACATGAAGGACTACATAGCCTCAGAGAACCAGCAGTTACTCGGTTGTTCTAATTGTGTCCAAATCGCTGCTTTGACTGTCCAAAATTCAAAGGATATTGCCGAAATTCGCTCCGATTTTAATTTTTTTAAGAATGAAACTCAGGAATCCTTGGGCAAGGTCATGGAGTTTTTCCACGACCCGTCTACTTACAAGCACCACTTGATTCTGAACGGGCAAAAGCTGGAGGCGGATGTCGCCTACACGCAGATTTATGGCATGGCACAGAAGTTGATTTTCGTATTTGATGACTATGTTGGTGTAAAAACGCTGGACTTGTTACGAGGTGTCGCGCAGAACTTGAAGGTTACAATTTTTAGCGACCAACGAAGTGGCTGCGTGTTGACGGATTCCATGCTTGCGGACTTCAATGCCACTAGGCCCGACGTTGCCATAGAGCTGCGATCTGCTGGCGGCATTTTCCATGACCGCTACATTGTGCTGGATTACGGAACAGAAAAGGAGAAGATGTTCCATTGTGGAGCTTCTAGCAAAGATGCCGGTGGCAAAATCACTACGATTATGGAAATTGAAAATCCAGAAGTATATAGGGAGTTGATGGAGGCTTTGTTTAATAGCTAA
- a CDS encoding ABC transporter permease: protein MSEINTENWTTEIRPKSSLLSIDFKELWQYRDLYRMFVKRDIVTWYKQTILGPLWFFIQPIMTTIMFMVVFGGIAKISTDGLPQPLFYLAGICLWQYFAECLNQTSKTFIDNANVFGKVYFPRLVVPMATVTSNLVRLSIQMGLFLIVYAYYLIFTNAPVHTNLYALLTPVLIMILAGLGLGFGILFSSLTTKYRDLVFLLSFIVQLWMYATPVIYPLSTITDPRLKTLMQANPLSSILETFKFGWLGVGEFSWQALGYSAGFMIVLLALGIIVFNRIQKTFMDTV from the coding sequence ATGAGTGAAATAAATACCGAAAATTGGACTACCGAAATTAGGCCAAAATCCAGCCTACTAAGCATTGACTTCAAGGAACTTTGGCAGTACCGCGACCTTTATAGAATGTTTGTGAAGAGAGACATTGTCACATGGTACAAGCAGACCATTCTTGGTCCCCTCTGGTTCTTTATTCAGCCCATTATGACCACCATCATGTTTATGGTTGTCTTTGGCGGAATCGCAAAGATCAGTACCGACGGATTACCTCAGCCCCTGTTCTACCTGGCGGGAATCTGCCTGTGGCAGTACTTTGCGGAATGTCTGAACCAAACAAGCAAAACCTTCATTGACAATGCCAACGTTTTTGGCAAAGTATATTTCCCCCGACTGGTAGTACCCATGGCAACAGTCACCAGCAACCTGGTGAGGCTATCCATTCAAATGGGGCTATTCTTGATTGTGTATGCCTACTACTTGATTTTCACCAACGCACCGGTACATACAAACTTGTACGCGCTACTCACCCCCGTGTTGATTATGATTCTTGCAGGGCTCGGCCTTGGCTTTGGAATCCTTTTCAGCAGCCTTACCACAAAGTACCGCGACCTTGTATTTTTGCTCAGCTTTATTGTGCAACTCTGGATGTACGCCACCCCGGTAATCTACCCACTAAGCACAATCACCGACCCGCGTCTAAAAACACTCATGCAGGCCAACCCGCTTTCTAGCATCTTGGAAACTTTCAAGTTCGGATGGCTTGGCGTAGGCGAATTCAGCTGGCAAGCATTAGGTTACAGCGCAGGATTTATGATTGTCCTGTTGGCATTGGGCATTATCGTGTTCAATAGAATCCAGAAGACCTTTATGGATACGGTGTAA
- a CDS encoding glycosyltransferase, protein MHKIYIWIKELLNYVIHPTQNYEKLKKSIHDVELNLNYALVRQRYELLAFHSNENGTTPNKYGNEEIVISLTSYGKRVQSVFLTIESLFQQTLKANHVVLYLSKKEFSLETIPEIIKKQQKRGLSVRFVEDKRSYTKLVYALKDYPEASIINVDDDFIYPIDHIEKIINEHQKNPNNIICGQVKEMKFNKKEKKFTSYTSWQVPRHNHPTSSPLYLQYGAFGCLYPPHSLHEDVFDETVYLKLAPTADDLWFKIMAIKKGTQVEVITKDWSECGLTGQIHNFDSVLWRIEYVQDNALGITNVANGQNDVQLHNLCLHYDLYEYFASI, encoded by the coding sequence ATGCACAAAATTTATATTTGGATAAAAGAGCTGCTCAACTATGTAATCCACCCAACCCAAAATTACGAAAAATTAAAGAAATCAATCCATGATGTTGAGTTAAATCTTAACTACGCACTAGTTAGGCAACGATACGAACTTCTTGCTTTCCACTCAAATGAAAATGGAACAACTCCAAACAAGTATGGAAATGAAGAAATAGTCATTTCCTTAACATCATACGGAAAGCGTGTACAATCTGTTTTTTTGACTATAGAGAGTCTGTTTCAACAGACATTAAAAGCAAATCATGTTGTACTTTATCTTTCTAAAAAGGAATTTTCATTAGAGACGATTCCAGAAATAATAAAAAAACAACAAAAAAGAGGTCTTTCAGTTCGTTTTGTAGAAGATAAGCGTAGCTATACGAAACTAGTTTATGCCCTCAAAGATTATCCTGAAGCATCAATCATAAACGTTGATGACGATTTTATTTATCCCATAGACCACATTGAAAAAATCATTAATGAACACCAAAAGAATCCGAACAATATAATTTGCGGCCAAGTAAAGGAGATGAAATTCAACAAAAAAGAAAAAAAATTCACATCCTACACATCATGGCAAGTTCCTAGACACAATCATCCAACATCATCTCCTTTATATCTTCAATATGGAGCATTTGGCTGCCTATACCCCCCCCACAGCCTTCACGAAGATGTATTCGATGAGACCGTTTATCTAAAACTAGCACCTACTGCAGATGATTTATGGTTCAAAATCATGGCTATCAAGAAAGGCACTCAAGTTGAAGTTATTACCAAAGACTGGTCTGAATGCGGCCTAACCGGACAAATTCATAATTTTGATTCCGTCTTATGGAGAATAGAATACGTGCAAGACAATGCACTCGGGATTACAAATGTTGCGAACGGACAAAATGATGTTCAATTGCACAATCTTTGCTTACATTACGATTTATACGAATATTTTGCATCAATCTAA
- a CDS encoding glycosyltransferase family 2 protein — MSEQNTAKKISFVIPCYRSQGTIETVVNEIRETVSAHNKASEFADVFDYEIVLVNDCSPDNVWEVIKRLAAADPKIKGICLAKNFGQHCALMAGYGAATGDYVVSLDDDGQTPANETFKLVDKLEEGFDVVYGYYAHKKEHLFRRFGSWTNKKMAEAIIGQPKTLQTTSFFIMKKFIVDEIVRYPHPFAYISGLVFRATKNLGNVQVEHRNRLEGESGYTISGLIRLWINGFTAFSVKPLRAATLVGIICAIVGLAAGGCVVYEKFMRPEIPVGYTSILATMLFIGGMIMLLLGLIGEYVGRIYISINQSPQYVIREKV, encoded by the coding sequence ATGAGCGAGCAAAATACCGCCAAAAAGATTTCTTTCGTGATTCCCTGCTATCGTAGCCAGGGAACCATCGAGACTGTTGTCAACGAAATTCGCGAAACAGTCTCTGCACACAACAAGGCAAGCGAGTTTGCCGATGTATTCGATTACGAAATTGTCCTCGTCAATGACTGCAGCCCCGACAACGTCTGGGAAGTCATCAAGCGCCTTGCTGCAGCAGACCCCAAAATCAAGGGCATTTGCCTCGCCAAGAATTTCGGGCAGCATTGCGCCCTCATGGCAGGCTACGGCGCCGCCACAGGAGACTACGTAGTAAGCCTGGATGATGACGGTCAAACCCCCGCCAACGAAACCTTCAAGCTCGTTGACAAACTTGAAGAAGGCTTCGATGTGGTCTATGGCTATTATGCCCACAAAAAGGAACATCTGTTCCGTCGCTTCGGCAGCTGGACCAACAAGAAAATGGCTGAAGCAATCATCGGCCAGCCCAAAACTTTACAGACCACCAGTTTCTTCATTATGAAGAAGTTCATCGTGGATGAAATCGTACGCTACCCCCACCCCTTCGCCTACATCAGCGGTCTGGTTTTCCGCGCCACCAAAAATCTAGGCAACGTCCAGGTCGAGCATCGCAATCGACTAGAAGGAGAATCCGGCTACACCATCAGCGGTCTTATCCGTCTGTGGATTAACGGCTTTACCGCCTTTAGCGTCAAGCCACTCCGTGCAGCCACCCTCGTCGGCATTATCTGCGCTATCGTGGGTCTTGCGGCCGGTGGCTGCGTCGTGTACGAGAAATTCATGCGTCCCGAAATTCCCGTAGGCTACACCAGCATACTTGCCACCATGCTCTTTATCGGAGGCATGATCATGCTACTATTGGGACTTATCGGTGAATACGTAGGCCGCATCTACATCAGCATCAATCAAAGCCCGCAGTACGTCATTAGAGAGAAGGTATGA